In Helicobacter bilis, a genomic segment contains:
- a CDS encoding thiamine-phosphate kinase, giving the protein MDKESYFLNLLAQSGITQNLNDDCALLSPLLFKDKRYIIAADSFVENIHFKMCHKDSNFLHPKPCHYPNELDSKVLSKYTKSPTPTHKDRDSKNKWLSYENLAKKAFLVNVSDILSSGALPQYALLSIVLHKDMKNTQIKEVIQGITSVCKEYNIKLIGGDTMCGRELSFHITLIGHLIGKYLHRDRVRNGDLLAYTSIRKGNLGSSFKTLKKLLRYGTNKHILPRHVIETTHRDSRFALPFLRMAFLKKSHRLLHACMDISDGLANEIKRLESQNKLTLLPYSTLKKEVCQSGEEYELLFSFKEKNLFALQRIADSTRTQIHVVGKFGRYKPHFFHTIQWHT; this is encoded by the coding sequence ATGGATAAAGAATCATATTTTTTAAACCTTTTAGCACAAAGTGGTATCACACAAAATCTAAATGATGATTGTGCTTTACTATCACCGCTACTTTTTAAGGATAAAAGATATATTATTGCGGCTGATAGCTTTGTAGAAAACATTCATTTTAAAATGTGTCATAAAGATTCTAATTTTTTGCACCCTAAACCCTGCCACTACCCAAACGAGCTAGATTCTAAAGTCTTGTCAAAATACACAAAAAGCCCTACCCCCACCCATAAAGATAGAGATTCTAAAAATAAATGGCTAAGTTATGAAAACCTAGCAAAAAAGGCTTTTCTAGTCAATGTCTCTGATATATTAAGCTCTGGGGCATTACCGCAATACGCCCTACTCTCTATCGTGCTTCATAAAGATATGAAAAATACGCAGATAAAAGAAGTGATACAAGGCATTACAAGCGTTTGCAAGGAATATAACATTAAACTTATAGGTGGCGATACAATGTGTGGCAGGGAACTCTCATTTCATATCACGCTAATAGGTCATTTAATAGGTAAATATCTCCATAGAGACAGGGTAAGAAATGGCGATTTACTCGCCTATACAAGTATAAGAAAAGGCAATCTAGGCAGCAGTTTTAAAACGCTAAAAAAGCTACTACGATATGGCACAAATAAGCATATTCTGCCTCGTCATGTTATAGAGACGACGCATAGAGATAGCCGCTTTGCCCTACCCTTTTTACGCATGGCTTTCCTTAAAAAATCGCACAGATTGCTTCATGCTTGTATGGATATTAGCGATGGATTAGCAAATGAGATAAAAAGGTTAGAATCTCAAAATAAACTCACGCTACTGCCCTACTCTACCCTAAAAAAAGAAGTGTGTCAAAGCGGGGAGGAATACGAGCTATTATTTAGCTTTAAAGAAAAGAATCTTTTCGCCTTGCAACGCATAGCAGATTCTACGCGGACACAAATCCATGTTGTAGGAAAATTTGGTCGTTATAAACCGCATTTTTTTCACACAATACAATGGCATACATAA
- a CDS encoding phospholipase A — protein MRIIKYAFYYFVLTYHILQAHANDNFMPWITSQNQLYIMGNMGSLDSKNHHTKQSEVSKDLESKRDFLPTAQNDKIPDSTPTNHTNKTTNSTGCSLALDGLWLNYDGGSYLSDMTIHHNSLNRPNCIDKGKSLQNLDSVNYALNPVAHPNLAQNLESKPENTTLTKLKNHFFDIDTYKERTKQAEKSYTDFMRVLEHEGTYFVYSYSLPPFGIYGNNVPGELKFQVSFKVPLWRGAFWSKGSLFFAYTQTSWFQQFNFRYSNPVRDSNYKPSIFYSYPADWNLFGGKGGKIKELRIGYLHFSNGIGGDECLRDSNRNPLTPEKCRSRSMGNRIMLELIWEKVVKNSTFGIHITAWPYIPKRKDNPDISLYMGYANARLYYKHKKHFVELHVAPIISDYTHYHGSLQLGYAYEVSKFFAVYGQYFYGYANSLYEYNIPAHRIGIGIRATGF, from the coding sequence ATGCGTATTATTAAATATGCCTTTTATTATTTTGTGCTTACCTATCATATTCTACAAGCACATGCTAATGATAATTTTATGCCTTGGATAACTTCGCAAAATCAGCTATATATAATGGGGAATATGGGGAGTTTAGATTCTAAAAATCATCATACTAAGCAAAGCGAAGTATCTAAAGACTTAGAATCTAAAAGAGATTTTTTGCCTACGGCTCAAAATGACAAAATACCAGATTCTACACCAACAAACCACACAAACAAAACCACAAATTCTACCGGTTGCTCTCTGGCTTTGGACGGGCTTTGGCTGAATTATGATGGTGGGAGTTATCTAAGCGATATGACTATCCATCATAATTCGCTCAATCGCCCAAATTGTATAGACAAGGGCAAATCTTTACAGAATCTAGATTCTGTAAATTACGCCCTAAACCCCGTAGCCCACCCAAATTTAGCACAGAATCTAGAATCCAAACCAGAAAACACCACCCTAACAAAGCTAAAAAATCACTTTTTCGATATAGACACTTATAAAGAACGCACAAAACAAGCAGAGAAAAGCTATACAGATTTTATGCGAGTATTGGAACATGAGGGGACTTACTTTGTGTATTCATATAGCTTGCCACCTTTTGGAATCTATGGCAACAATGTCCCCGGTGAATTGAAGTTTCAGGTAAGCTTTAAAGTGCCGCTTTGGCGAGGGGCGTTTTGGAGTAAAGGCTCACTCTTTTTTGCTTATACGCAGACTTCATGGTTTCAGCAGTTTAACTTTCGCTATTCTAATCCTGTGCGAGATTCAAACTATAAGCCATCAATCTTTTATTCCTATCCAGCCGATTGGAATCTTTTTGGTGGCAAGGGCGGTAAAATCAAGGAATTACGCATTGGCTACCTGCATTTTAGCAATGGTATCGGTGGCGATGAGTGTTTGAGAGATAGCAACAGAAACCCTTTAACTCCGGAGAAATGCCGCTCAAGAAGCATGGGAAATAGAATCATGCTAGAACTCATTTGGGAAAAAGTTGTGAAAAACTCTACCTTTGGCATACATATCACAGCATGGCCCTATATCCCAAAACGAAAAGATAACCCAGATATTAGTCTCTACATGGGCTATGCAAACGCAAGACTTTATTACAAGCATAAAAAGCATTTTGTTGAATTGCATGTAGCACCCATTATTAGCGATTATACACACTATCATGGCTCATTGCAGCTTGGTTATGCGTATGAGGTGAGTAAGTTTTTCGCAGTGTATGGGCAGTATTTCTATGGCTATGCAAATAGCTTGTATGAATACAATATACCAGCACATCGTATAGGCATTGGCATAAGGGCAACGGGATTTTAA